A part of Citrifermentans bremense genomic DNA contains:
- a CDS encoding amidohydrolase, protein MNDPVTSGSLTEMVGAELSSLVAIYRQLHAQPELSGQEAKTAALVAAELRALGYAVTEGIGRYRNYDWPGYGIVAVLENGSGPTVLLRADMDALPVEEKTGLPYASKVKGIYRDRSEVPVMHACGHDIHVTVLLGVARMMARLKQNWHGCLVLVGQPGEEGGGGSDAMLDDGAYDLCPKPDFALALHSTLQLKAGSAGYAPGNFMASFCELEILVRGVGAHGSAPEYGKDPVVMAAQLVLALQTIVSREKSPGEPAVLSVGSIHGGAASNVIPDQVVLQLSIRTYDDRVRDRMVESVRRMAVGVALVAGVPGELAPVVTVKASHPATYNDPELAERVAASLRLALGAGNVCRSEPKMVSEDFGSWSLEGEIPICMFWLGAADPASFEESQRSGVPLPSHHSPFFAPLPEPTIRAGVAGLATAALDLLKRA, encoded by the coding sequence ATGAACGACCCAGTAACCAGCGGCAGTCTCACCGAGATGGTGGGCGCTGAACTCTCCTCCCTGGTCGCCATCTACAGGCAGCTGCATGCCCAGCCGGAGCTCTCGGGCCAGGAGGCGAAGACCGCCGCTCTTGTCGCCGCAGAGCTGCGCGCCTTGGGGTACGCGGTTACCGAGGGTATCGGGAGGTACCGGAACTACGACTGGCCCGGCTACGGCATCGTGGCGGTGCTTGAAAACGGCAGCGGACCGACCGTGCTGCTTAGGGCCGATATGGACGCGCTCCCGGTTGAGGAAAAGACCGGGCTTCCCTATGCCAGCAAGGTAAAGGGGATCTACCGTGACCGTAGCGAGGTTCCGGTGATGCATGCCTGCGGACATGACATCCATGTCACCGTCTTGTTGGGCGTCGCGCGCATGATGGCGCGGCTGAAGCAGAACTGGCATGGTTGCCTGGTCCTCGTAGGCCAGCCGGGAGAGGAGGGGGGGGGCGGTTCGGACGCCATGCTGGATGACGGCGCCTATGACCTTTGCCCAAAGCCCGACTTTGCCCTCGCGCTGCACAGCACGCTGCAGCTTAAGGCCGGCAGCGCCGGCTACGCCCCTGGGAACTTCATGGCGAGCTTCTGCGAACTGGAGATCTTGGTCCGCGGCGTCGGCGCCCATGGCTCGGCCCCCGAATACGGCAAGGACCCGGTGGTTATGGCCGCCCAATTGGTGCTCGCCCTGCAGACGATCGTCAGCCGGGAGAAGAGCCCGGGCGAACCGGCGGTGCTGAGTGTCGGCTCCATTCACGGCGGTGCGGCAAGCAACGTGATACCTGACCAGGTGGTCCTTCAACTCAGCATCAGGACCTACGACGACCGCGTGCGCGACCGCATGGTCGAGTCCGTGCGCCGTATGGCGGTCGGCGTGGCGCTGGTCGCCGGGGTCCCCGGAGAGCTGGCTCCGGTCGTGACGGTAAAGGCGTCGCATCCGGCGACGTACAACGACCCGGAGCTCGCCGAGCGCGTGGCTGCGTCGCTGCGCCTGGCACTGGGCGCCGGCAACGTCTGCCGCAGCGAGCCGAAGATGGTGAGCGAGGATTTCGGCTCCTGGAGCCTGGAAGGGGAGATCCCTATCTGCATGTTCTGGCTGGGCGCCGCGGATCCAGCGAGCTTCGAGGAAAGCCAAAGGAGCGGAGTGCCGCTTCCATCGCACCACTCTCCGTTTTTCGCGCCACTCCCGGAGCCGACCATAAGGGCCGGGGTCGCCGGACTGGCGACCGCGGCACTGGATCTACTCAAAAGGGCCTGA
- a CDS encoding SixA phosphatase family protein encodes MVIHVVRHAEAIERSPLVPEEHRFLTRRGRRRFRKAAKSLKTLGIQPDIILTSPLVRSVQTADILAESLRYKRELAVSGPLAPGFRPEALEDLLRTNPQAREIVLVGHEPDMGLLVQALLGVQEACALPKGGAVSFKRGFDGGEATFLQMVTGSGKIITSRTKALDRLQNDGS; translated from the coding sequence ATGGTCATACACGTCGTCAGACATGCGGAAGCAATAGAGAGAAGCCCGCTGGTCCCTGAGGAACACCGATTCCTCACCCGGCGCGGCAGAAGGCGCTTCAGGAAAGCAGCCAAAAGCCTCAAGACGCTGGGGATCCAGCCGGACATCATCTTAACCAGCCCGCTGGTTCGCTCGGTGCAGACCGCAGACATCCTTGCGGAGAGCCTGCGCTACAAGCGGGAGCTTGCCGTATCGGGGCCTCTGGCGCCCGGCTTTCGGCCGGAAGCGCTGGAAGACTTGCTGAGGACGAATCCGCAGGCGCGCGAGATCGTCCTGGTCGGGCATGAGCCGGACATGGGCCTGCTGGTACAGGCCCTTTTGGGGGTGCAGGAGGCTTGCGCGCTCCCGAAGGGGGGTGCGGTCTCATTCAAGCGCGGGTTCGACGGAGGCGAGGCAACTTTTCTGCAGATGGTCACCGGTTCGGGGAAAATCATCACCTCGCGCACGAAGGCGCTGGACCGCTTGCAAAACGACGGCAGCTGA
- a CDS encoding helix-hairpin-helix domain-containing protein: MVQSTEDLKRLRGVGIVLGKRLFDAGFDSIAKIAEAGEEGLKKVRGVSPRAVSSIVEQSRQLAGMTQHPGKGPEEVMQRRVAEVRGMVETLAEKTRDRFGEEMSKGCGRKISSDLNRIEMALLQMHDFGKKRSKRVDKALVKAEKRVTGLEDATLKKVRKGFKRAKKTVLKALR, encoded by the coding sequence ATGGTGCAGTCAACGGAGGACCTGAAACGGCTCAGGGGAGTTGGCATCGTCCTGGGAAAACGTCTTTTCGACGCAGGGTTCGACAGCATCGCCAAGATCGCCGAGGCCGGCGAGGAGGGGCTTAAGAAGGTAAGGGGCGTAAGCCCTCGCGCTGTCAGCTCCATCGTCGAGCAATCCAGACAGCTCGCCGGGATGACGCAGCACCCAGGTAAAGGACCCGAGGAGGTCATGCAGAGGCGGGTCGCCGAGGTGCGTGGCATGGTGGAGACCCTGGCCGAGAAGACACGTGACCGCTTCGGCGAGGAGATGAGCAAGGGATGCGGCAGAAAGATCAGTTCCGACCTGAACCGGATAGAGATGGCGCTGCTGCAGATGCACGACTTCGGCAAGAAAAGGTCCAAGCGCGTAGACAAGGCGCTGGTAAAAGCGGAAAAAAGAGTCACAGGACTAGAGGACGCAACTCTCAAGAAGGTTCGCAAAGGCTTTAAGAGAGCGAAGAAGACGGTGCTGAAAGCACTGCGCTGA
- a CDS encoding Ppx/GppA phosphatase family protein — MKQTRLAAIDIGTNSIRSIIIETSGNGKYKILDDEKVLVRLGEGLHQSGAISPAACRRALEALSRQKKIIDGYGVASIDAVATSAMRKASNGPALAQAIKETTGVEVDVISGEEEAELAALSAAHNFELEGVRHLIFDIGGGSMELIAALGAHTEEMLSLELGAVFLTESFLKGDPVSPSELEKLRKHIRKTLKRAYTGERSGMQCLVGSGGTVTSIAAMVAATRKEKYDSVHGYELLRSEVVHLLAMLARKSDKERRTVPGLNPDRSDIIVAGVTVVDELMDFFQVNLLKVNERGIREGLILRGLRRQNLLPQEKRSRSWRNSALEFGHSCHFDQAHAEHVAKLAHQVAKSLAPKFKLAERDLRLLEAAALLHDVGYFINYSSHHKHSYHLIRHADLFGFTPRERELIANVARYHRKSVPKKKHDQFVRLPAADQLLVSRLGGILRLCDGLDRRRNGVVRELSCRLLPDGTLRVTLYGAEDMSVELYGAKAKGDLLQEAFQLKLALEAG; from the coding sequence TTGAAGCAGACAAGGCTTGCCGCCATCGACATCGGCACCAACTCCATCCGCAGCATCATCATCGAGACCTCCGGAAACGGCAAATACAAGATCCTCGACGACGAGAAGGTGCTGGTGCGCCTAGGCGAAGGGCTGCACCAAAGCGGCGCCATCTCGCCGGCTGCCTGCAGGCGCGCCCTGGAGGCGCTTTCGCGGCAAAAGAAGATCATCGACGGCTACGGGGTCGCCTCCATCGATGCGGTTGCTACGAGCGCCATGCGCAAGGCGAGCAACGGCCCCGCCCTGGCGCAGGCGATCAAGGAGACAACCGGCGTCGAGGTGGATGTCATAAGCGGCGAGGAGGAGGCGGAGCTCGCGGCCCTGAGCGCCGCGCACAACTTCGAGCTGGAGGGAGTCCGGCACCTTATCTTCGACATCGGCGGCGGGAGCATGGAGCTGATAGCCGCGCTCGGCGCCCATACCGAGGAGATGCTCTCCCTGGAGCTGGGAGCGGTCTTTCTCACCGAGAGCTTCCTGAAGGGAGACCCGGTCTCCCCCTCCGAACTGGAAAAGCTGCGCAAGCACATCCGCAAGACGCTGAAACGCGCCTACACCGGGGAGCGCAGCGGCATGCAGTGCCTGGTCGGTTCCGGCGGCACCGTCACCTCGATCGCCGCCATGGTTGCCGCCACACGGAAGGAGAAATACGACTCGGTGCACGGCTACGAACTGCTCCGCTCCGAGGTGGTGCACCTTCTGGCGATGCTGGCGAGAAAGAGCGACAAGGAGCGGCGCACCGTCCCTGGGCTCAACCCGGACCGCTCGGACATCATCGTGGCCGGGGTGACCGTCGTCGACGAACTGATGGACTTCTTCCAGGTGAACCTGCTCAAGGTGAACGAGCGCGGCATCAGGGAGGGGCTGATCCTCAGGGGGCTGCGTCGGCAGAACCTGCTCCCCCAGGAGAAAAGGAGCCGCTCCTGGCGCAATTCCGCGCTGGAATTCGGCCATTCCTGCCACTTCGACCAGGCGCATGCCGAGCACGTGGCGAAACTGGCCCACCAGGTGGCGAAGTCGCTGGCGCCCAAATTCAAGCTGGCGGAACGGGATCTCCGGTTGCTGGAGGCCGCGGCGCTTCTGCACGACGTCGGCTATTTCATCAACTATTCGAGCCACCACAAGCATTCCTACCACCTGATCCGGCACGCCGACCTCTTCGGCTTCACCCCCCGTGAGCGCGAGCTGATCGCCAACGTGGCGCGCTATCACCGTAAGTCGGTCCCGAAGAAAAAGCACGACCAGTTCGTACGGCTGCCGGCTGCCGACCAGTTGCTGGTTTCACGTCTGGGAGGGATCCTCAGGCTCTGCGACGGCCTGGACCGGCGCAGAAACGGCGTGGTGCGCGAGCTTTCCTGCCGGCTCCTGCCGGACGGTACCCTGCGTGTGACCCTCTACGGCGCAGAGGACATGTCGGTTGAACTCTACGGCGCGAAGGCGAAGGGAGATCTGCTGCAGGAGGCTTTCCAGCTGAAGCTGGCGCTGGAGGCAGGTTGA
- a CDS encoding chemotaxis protein CheW: MSTAIVPAKTGESKHELIQLVSFNLGAEEYAVEVLKVREIIRMTPITHIPNTPPSVEGIINLRGKVIPIISLRNRFGMSSTDDDQHTRIMVMDIDGKLMGFIVDGVSEVIRISNAEIQPPPSIAAGGIDQDFICGVIKHGEQLLLMLQLDRMFTSEEQDAFAGLA; this comes from the coding sequence ATGTCGACAGCCATAGTGCCTGCAAAAACCGGTGAATCGAAGCATGAACTCATCCAGCTGGTCAGCTTCAACCTCGGCGCCGAAGAGTATGCAGTCGAGGTGCTCAAGGTGCGCGAGATCATCAGGATGACGCCGATAACCCATATCCCCAACACCCCCCCCAGCGTGGAAGGGATCATCAACCTGCGCGGCAAGGTGATACCCATCATCTCGCTTAGGAACCGGTTCGGGATGTCGAGCACCGACGACGATCAGCACACAAGGATCATGGTGATGGACATAGACGGCAAGCTGATGGGGTTCATCGTCGACGGCGTGTCGGAAGTGATCCGCATCTCCAACGCCGAGATCCAGCCTCCACCCAGCATCGCCGCCGGCGGGATCGACCAGGATTTCATCTGCGGGGTCATCAAGCACGGCGAGCAGTTGCTGCTCATGCTGCAGCTGGACCGGATGTTCACCAGCGAGGAGCAGGACGCTTTCGCCGGGTTGGCATAG
- a CDS encoding glycogen/starch/alpha-glucan phosphorylase, translating to MAKTEADILCAPGLEDLPPLPMDAESLVTDFTHHYFHHLGRDRNCRNVRYHYQALAFTVRERLIERWNNTRYAYIDADTKTGYYLSLEFLMGRALGNAMLNLGLDDAAHRAMERLGIHLEQVAGEEIDAGLGNGGLGRLAACFLDSCATLQLPVMGYGIRYEYGMFRQRIENGRQVEEPDHWLRDGNPWEMERPEYTQRIRFGGRTECSRNDDGSLTYRWLDTRDIQAVPYDLPIPGYKNGTVNTLRLWKSAATDVFDLQEFNAGSYTESVAMKNEAENITMVLYPNDASENGKELRLKQQYFLASASLQDVLARWENRQGEVFGHFAERNVFQLNDTHPSCAVPELMRLLMDEKGMGWDEAWSITTRTMAYTNHTLLPEALEKWPVPLFRQLLPRLLEIILEINARFLAEVSSRWPGDNERLRNMSIIEEGPVPQVRMAYLAIVGSFSVNGVAALHSQLLVQGLFKDFYELWPEKFNNKTNGVTPRRWLAKCNPGLASLIAGRIGEGFIADLGRISEIAPLADDPDFRREWHAVKQANKERLAAVVLDQCGVAFNPESLFDVQVKRIHEYKRQLLNVLHVIHLYDRIKRGDTEGWTNLCVLIGGKAAPGYYMAKLIIKLIGNVAKVVNEDPLVGDRLKVAFFPNYRVTAMEVICPGTDLSEQISTAGKEASGTGNMKFMMNGAITIGTLDGANIEIREEVGDENFFVFGLTAEEVEHQRRSYNPAGIIAADPDLDRVMQLLTSGHFNMFEAGLFDPIIQAIKSPGDPWMVAADFRSYVEAQKRAAKAYLDREAWTRMSIVNSARSGKFSTDRTIAEYNREIWRLTPVRP from the coding sequence ATGGCGAAAACCGAAGCTGACATCCTCTGCGCCCCCGGACTCGAAGACCTGCCTCCTCTCCCCATGGATGCGGAGAGCCTGGTGACCGATTTCACCCACCACTACTTCCATCATTTAGGGCGGGACAGGAATTGCCGCAACGTCCGCTACCACTACCAGGCCCTTGCCTTCACGGTCAGAGAGCGCCTGATCGAGCGCTGGAACAACACCCGTTACGCCTACATCGACGCAGACACGAAGACCGGCTATTACCTCTCGCTGGAGTTCCTGATGGGGCGCGCGCTGGGAAACGCCATGCTGAACCTGGGGCTCGACGACGCGGCCCACCGGGCCATGGAAAGGCTTGGAATCCATCTGGAGCAGGTGGCGGGCGAGGAAATCGATGCGGGACTCGGCAACGGCGGCCTGGGGCGGCTCGCCGCCTGTTTCCTGGACAGCTGCGCCACCTTGCAGCTTCCCGTAATGGGGTACGGCATCCGTTACGAATACGGCATGTTCCGCCAGCGCATCGAAAACGGCAGGCAGGTGGAGGAGCCGGACCACTGGCTGCGAGACGGCAACCCCTGGGAAATGGAGCGGCCGGAATACACCCAGCGCATCCGCTTCGGCGGGCGGACCGAGTGCAGCCGCAACGACGACGGGAGCCTCACCTACCGCTGGCTGGACACCCGCGACATCCAGGCCGTCCCGTACGACCTCCCCATCCCCGGCTATAAAAACGGCACCGTCAACACGCTGAGGCTCTGGAAGTCCGCCGCGACCGACGTCTTCGACCTGCAGGAGTTCAACGCCGGCAGCTACACCGAGTCGGTGGCCATGAAAAACGAGGCGGAGAACATCACCATGGTGCTCTACCCGAACGACGCCAGCGAAAACGGCAAGGAGTTGAGGCTCAAACAGCAGTACTTCCTGGCCTCCGCAAGCCTGCAGGACGTCCTTGCCCGCTGGGAAAACAGGCAGGGAGAGGTGTTCGGCCACTTCGCCGAAAGAAACGTGTTCCAGTTGAACGACACCCACCCAAGCTGCGCCGTCCCGGAACTGATGCGGCTGCTCATGGACGAGAAGGGGATGGGTTGGGACGAGGCGTGGTCGATCACCACCCGCACCATGGCCTACACCAACCACACGCTGCTCCCCGAGGCGCTGGAGAAGTGGCCGGTGCCGTTATTCAGACAGCTTTTGCCGCGCCTGCTTGAGATCATCCTGGAGATAAACGCGCGCTTTCTGGCCGAGGTCTCCAGCCGCTGGCCGGGCGACAACGAGCGGCTGCGCAACATGTCCATCATCGAGGAAGGGCCGGTGCCGCAGGTGCGCATGGCCTACCTTGCCATTGTGGGAAGCTTCTCGGTCAACGGCGTCGCCGCCCTCCATTCGCAGTTGCTGGTCCAGGGGCTTTTCAAGGACTTCTACGAGCTTTGGCCCGAGAAATTCAACAACAAGACCAACGGCGTCACCCCGCGCCGCTGGCTCGCCAAGTGTAACCCGGGGCTCGCCTCGCTCATCGCCGGCAGGATAGGGGAGGGGTTCATCGCGGACCTGGGGAGGATCTCGGAGATAGCGCCCTTGGCCGACGATCCCGATTTCCGCAGAGAGTGGCACGCGGTGAAGCAGGCCAACAAGGAGCGCCTGGCCGCGGTGGTCCTCGACCAGTGCGGGGTCGCCTTCAACCCCGAGAGCCTCTTCGACGTACAGGTGAAGAGGATCCACGAGTACAAGCGCCAGCTTTTGAACGTCCTGCACGTGATCCATCTCTACGACCGGATCAAGCGCGGCGACACCGAAGGTTGGACCAACCTCTGCGTGCTCATCGGAGGCAAGGCCGCCCCAGGCTATTACATGGCCAAGCTGATCATCAAGCTGATAGGCAACGTAGCAAAAGTCGTGAACGAGGATCCCCTGGTCGGGGACAGGCTCAAGGTCGCCTTCTTCCCCAACTACCGGGTCACCGCCATGGAAGTTATCTGCCCGGGGACCGACCTCTCCGAACAGATCTCCACCGCCGGCAAGGAAGCCTCGGGAACCGGGAACATGAAGTTCATGATGAACGGCGCCATCACCATCGGGACTCTGGACGGCGCCAACATCGAGATCCGGGAGGAGGTGGGGGACGAGAACTTCTTCGTCTTCGGCCTGACCGCAGAAGAGGTGGAGCACCAGCGCCGCAGCTACAACCCGGCCGGCATCATCGCCGCCGACCCTGACCTGGACCGGGTGATGCAGCTATTGACCAGCGGCCACTTCAACATGTTCGAGGCCGGACTCTTCGACCCCATCATCCAGGCGATCAAAAGCCCGGGCGACCCCTGGATGGTCGCAGCCGACTTCCGCAGCTACGTCGAGGCGCAAAAGCGCGCGGCCAAAGCCTATTTGGACCGCGAGGCGTGGACACGGATGAGCATCGTCAACAGCGCGCGCAGCGGCAAGTTCTCCACCGACCGGACCATCGCCGAGTACAACCGGGAGATCTGGCGTCTGACGCCGGTGCGTCCGTGA
- a CDS encoding cation:proton antiporter domain-containing protein, with translation MEFVALRDIVVLFGLALLTVVLLRRFKLPSIIGFLVTGVLAGPHALGFIKNAHQVEQMAEIGVVLLLFTIGIEFSLKELMRIRHLVLLGGGLQLFLTIAVVAGISNLDGFPAPQGIFFGFLVALSSTAILMKLLMDAGETDTPQGKTAFGILIFQDLCIVPLMLFTPFLAGGGSGLLDVVIVTLKAVAVVVGAHFGARFVIPWIFEQVVKTRSRELFVLSIIFIGMGTAWLTSQAGLSLALGAFIAGLAISESEYSHQALSDIMPFREAFMSLFFISVGMLLKPAILLKFPFLIIGMVIFIILIKAVLTSAVVFALGLPMRIAILAALSLAQIGEFSFVLSRSGLSHGLLTPETYQLFLAASIATMALTPLCMKVAGPVADYLTGLLPHEWTRGRSALAQNGAKATMSDHVIIVGFGVNGRNLARVLKNLDIQHLAIDTNPYTVRNQSRMGEQILFGDASKPEILTHAGIEQARIVVVAISDAAASRRLVSLARKMNPSIHVIVRTRYLLEMEPLFMLGANEVIPEEFETSVEILSRVLKRFLIPQDVVEECVADVRKGGYEMLRTASKRHSHAVGITGFLSGAEVGSFRVQKGSPVEGGALREGLLRTRSGATLVAVKRGAEITPNPDPVWEFHENDIALVLGTPEQMRAAARLFEPARGTTGES, from the coding sequence ATGGAATTCGTAGCATTAAGGGATATCGTGGTTCTTTTCGGGTTGGCGCTTTTGACCGTGGTGCTGTTGCGCCGGTTTAAGCTCCCCTCCATCATAGGCTTTCTCGTCACCGGCGTGCTCGCCGGCCCCCATGCCCTGGGTTTCATCAAAAACGCACATCAGGTCGAGCAGATGGCGGAGATCGGCGTGGTGCTGCTTCTTTTTACTATCGGCATCGAGTTCTCCCTGAAGGAGCTGATGCGCATCCGCCACCTGGTACTGCTGGGTGGTGGCTTGCAGCTTTTCCTCACCATAGCTGTGGTGGCGGGCATCAGCAACCTAGACGGATTTCCTGCGCCCCAGGGGATCTTCTTCGGCTTTCTGGTCGCGCTTTCCTCCACGGCCATCCTGATGAAGCTTCTGATGGACGCGGGGGAGACCGATACCCCTCAGGGTAAGACCGCCTTTGGCATCCTCATCTTCCAGGACCTTTGCATCGTGCCGCTCATGCTCTTTACCCCGTTTTTAGCCGGCGGGGGGAGCGGCTTGCTCGACGTGGTGATTGTCACGCTCAAGGCCGTCGCCGTCGTGGTCGGGGCGCACTTCGGGGCCAGGTTCGTGATCCCGTGGATCTTCGAGCAGGTGGTGAAGACCAGGAGCCGGGAGTTGTTCGTGCTCAGCATCATCTTCATCGGCATGGGTACCGCATGGCTCACCTCGCAGGCGGGGCTGTCGCTCGCGCTCGGCGCCTTCATCGCGGGGCTCGCCATCTCCGAATCTGAGTACAGCCATCAGGCGCTGAGCGACATCATGCCCTTTCGCGAAGCCTTCATGAGCCTCTTTTTCATCTCGGTCGGCATGCTCCTCAAACCCGCCATCCTGCTGAAGTTCCCGTTTTTGATCATCGGGATGGTGATCTTCATCATCTTGATCAAGGCGGTCCTTACCTCGGCGGTCGTCTTCGCCCTCGGGCTTCCCATGCGCATCGCAATCCTCGCGGCGCTCTCCCTGGCCCAGATCGGCGAATTCTCCTTCGTCCTCTCCAGAAGCGGCCTCTCGCACGGGCTTTTAACCCCCGAGACCTATCAGCTTTTCCTGGCGGCCTCCATCGCCACCATGGCGCTCACCCCCCTCTGTATGAAGGTGGCCGGCCCCGTCGCCGACTACCTGACCGGGCTGCTGCCGCACGAATGGACCAGGGGGAGAAGCGCACTGGCGCAAAACGGCGCCAAGGCGACCATGAGCGATCACGTCATCATCGTCGGCTTCGGCGTGAACGGCAGAAACCTGGCCCGCGTCCTCAAGAACCTGGATATACAGCACCTCGCCATCGACACCAACCCTTACACGGTCCGCAACCAGAGCAGGATGGGGGAACAGATCCTCTTCGGCGACGCCTCTAAACCCGAGATCCTCACCCACGCAGGGATCGAGCAGGCGCGCATAGTCGTGGTCGCCATATCAGACGCCGCAGCCAGCAGGCGCCTGGTCTCGCTCGCCAGGAAGATGAACCCGTCCATCCATGTCATCGTGCGCACCAGATACCTGCTGGAGATGGAGCCTCTCTTCATGCTGGGAGCAAACGAGGTGATCCCGGAGGAATTCGAGACCTCGGTGGAGATACTATCCAGGGTGCTGAAGCGCTTCCTGATCCCGCAGGACGTGGTCGAGGAGTGCGTTGCCGACGTGCGGAAGGGGGGATACGAGATGCTGCGCACGGCGAGCAAGCGTCACAGCCACGCGGTGGGCATCACCGGGTTCCTGTCGGGGGCAGAGGTGGGGAGCTTCCGGGTGCAGAAAGGGTCGCCGGTCGAGGGGGGTGCCCTGAGAGAGGGGCTTTTGCGCACCCGTTCCGGCGCCACCTTGGTAGCCGTCAAGCGTGGCGCCGAGATCACTCCGAACCCGGACCCGGTCTGGGAGTTCCACGAGAACGACATCGCGCTGGTCCTCGGGACGCCGGAGCAGATGCGGGCGGCTGCGAGGCTCTTCGAGCCGGCAAGGGGTACGACTGGCGAAAGTTGA